In Juglans microcarpa x Juglans regia isolate MS1-56 chromosome 7D, Jm3101_v1.0, whole genome shotgun sequence, the following are encoded in one genomic region:
- the LOC121239168 gene encoding elongation factor 1-alpha-like: MGKEKFHINIVVIGHVDSGKSTTTGHLIYKLGGIDKRVIERFEKEAAEMNKRSFKYAWVLDKLKAERERGITIDIALWKFETTKYYCTVIDAPGHRDFIKNMITGTSQADCAVLIIDSTTGGFEAGISKDGQTREHALLAFTLGVKQMICCCNKMDATTPKYSKARYDEIVKEVSSYLKKVGYNPDKIPFVPISGFEGDNMIERSTNLDWYKGPTLLEALDLIQEPKRPSDKPLRLPLQDVYKIGGIGTVPVGRVETGVIKPGMVVTFGPTGLTTEVKSVEMHHEALPEALPGDNVGFNVKNVAVKDLKRGFVASNSKDDPAKEAANFTSQVIIMNHPGQIGNGYAPVLDCHTSHIAVKFAELLTKIDRRSGKELEKEPKFLKNGDAGMVKMIPTKPMVVETFSEYPPLGRFAVRDMRQTVAVGVIKSVEKKDPSGAKVTKSAAKKK; this comes from the exons ATGGGTAAGGAGAAGTTTCACATCAACATTGTGGTCATAGGCCATGTCGACTCTGGAAAGTCAACCACCACCGGGCATTTGATCTATAAGCTCGGAGGTATTGACAAGCGTGTTATTGAGAGGTTCGAGAAAGAGGCTGCTGAGATGAACAAGAGGTCATTCAAGTATGCCTGGGTGTTGGACAAGCTTAAGGCTGAACGTGAACGTGGTATTACCATTGACATTGCCTTGTGGAAATTCGAGACTACCAAGTACTACTGCACTGTCATTGATGCGCCCGGTCATCGTGACTTTATCAAGAACATGATCACCGGTACCTCACAGGCTGACTGTGCTGTCCTCATCATCGATTCCACCACTGGTGGTTTTGAAGCCGGTATTTCCAAGGATGGTCAGACCCGCGAGCATGCCTTGCTTGCCTTTACACTTGGTGTCAAGCAGATGATTTGCTGCTGTAACAAG ATGGATGCCACAACCCCAAAATACTCCAAGGCAAGGTACGATGAAATCGTTAAGGAAGTTTCATCCTATTTAAAGAAGGTTGGGTACAACCCTGACAAGATCCCCTTCGTCCCAATCTCTGGTTTTGAGGGCGACAACATGATTGAGAGGTCAACCAACCTTGACTGGTACAAGGGCCCCACCCTCCTTGAGGCTCTTGACTTGATCCAGGAGCCCAAGAGGCCCTCAGACAAGCCCCTCCGTCTGCCACTCCAGGACGTCTACAAGATTGGTGGCATTGGAACTGTCCCAGTTGGACGTGTGGAGACTGGTGTCATCAAGCCTGGTATGGTTGTGACCTTTGGCCCCACTGGACTGACGACTGAAGTTAAGTCTGTGGAGATGCACCATGAAGCTCTCCCGGAGGCCCTTCCTGGTGACAATGTTGGCTTCAATGTGAAGAACGTTGCTGTGAAGGATCTGAAGCGTGGTTTTGTTGCTTCCAACTCCAAGGATGATCCTGCCAAGGAGGCAGCTAACTTCACCTCCCAGGTCATCATCATGAATCACCCTGGTCAGATCGGCAATGGTTATGCTCCAGTGCTTGACTGCCACACTTCCCACATTGCAGTTAAGTTTGCTGAGCTGTTGACGAAGATTGACAGGCGATCTGGTAAGGAGCTGGAGAAAGAGccaaaatttttgaagaatgGTGATGCAGGGATGGTGAAGATGATTCCCACCAAGCCGATGGTTGTCGAGACTTTTTCAGAGTATCCACCTCTCGGTCGTTTTGCCGTTAGGGACATGCGCCAGACCGTGGCTGTTGGTGTCATCAAGAGTGTTGAGAAGAAGGATCCAAGTGGTGCGAAGGTCACCAAGTCTGCTGCTAAGAAGAAGTGA